Below is a genomic region from Helianthus annuus cultivar XRQ/B chromosome 2, HanXRQr2.0-SUNRISE, whole genome shotgun sequence.
GCAGGAACACCCACCAATTATAGCGGTAGCGCCCAAACACCAAACCGAGCAACACGGGCATCCTTAAGACTAACCTGAAGCCCATCTTCAATCATGGTGTAAGTTTTGCTTTATTACTAGTACCACCTAGGTTTAGGGATGAGAGACATGAGAAAGATATATTACAAGGTTTTAGCGATGGAAAAtgtgaaaaattaaataaagaggGAATTGAAGAAAGAAAAGAGCGATAGAGACGAAGAGATTGCAGGGAGCTTGTGATCGTGACCATGCTCACCTCGAAAAATCACATGATTAGGGGAGGTGGCAAGGTGTTTACTACTCCGCCACCCCTCTATCTCAGCACTCGAAAGGTCTTCTTGTATGTATATCGCAGAGCCTTATAATGGTTTTGAACGCACCATTATAACCACACATTTTTTATGTGTCAAGCTTAGGCAACTTGAAAGCACTATTGTACGCTAGATACATGATTTTAGTTGGTTTAATTGCAATATTATAACCATTTTAGACGCATTATTGTAATTCACACACCATTATAACTAACAACGAATCAACAAACGTTTTATTAATAGCAATGCTATACTTAAAATAAAGATAATTAAATTATcggtatatattttaagaaaaaaGATAGAAAAGTGTGTAAAAATTATTTGATTTAAAAAATTTGATGAAACCAAAGGAAAAAAATCGAAAAGTGTGTAAAAATTATTTGATTAAAAAAATTGATGAAaccaacataaacaaacaagaTAGAAAAGTGTGTAAAAATCATAGAGATTGATTTCTTTTTCCCCTTTCTAACAATTTATAACTTGattgaagaaacactggtttaaTAGATCAAAATCAATTGAATCAGGGGGTTTGAATCTGCATAAAAAGGTTAGATTTTCTCGTTCGATTCGGGGGTGAATGATCTTCTTCCTCAAACAACAACTGCAAAACAAATAGCCGTTAGACTCGTCACAGGGAGAATGGAGGTTCTCTCCGttaccaccctccggcgtgagaataagtacaggtttgatgaagaagaagaagtgaaaGTAAAGTGGAGTGTGAGTAACTTTGGGAATTATACCTGAATtatcctctatttatagccgaatttTGGGCGGGAAAGTTTGTTGGTGGAAAACTTAACGGAAAGTACTTTTCCGTAAGCGGTTATTCCTCCTTCCATTAATCACTAACGAGTGTgtatgcacacggatcgtggtctCGATCAACGGTCAGGGtgatgccacgtggaaagtggacAAGTGTAGATCTTTCCTTCAATTCGGCGTCATCATCGTGACTTCGAGGGAGCCTGGGATGATGCCACGTGGCCATTCGGTTATAATGGTGGTGCACGATCAAGCCTTCTAGAAGGATACAGCTGTAATCCTGTGTGGCTCTTATTCATGCTAATTTTGTTGTGGTAACAGAGAAGTTACTTTTATCCAAGTCTGGATGTTATTTATACGGAATTTTTGTTAGGATTTTATCCTATCTGCTGTATGAGAGTTTGCGCAAGGATTTAGTTCCTTTTGGCGCGCGGATGTTAAAAACTGTTTTTCTTTCTAAGTTCTCTTTTAGAatcagtgcgcggccgcgcaaggttcaTTTTAAAGAGGGTTTATTgacgaggttgtggtatggttTCAAACGCCTGTGCAAGGTTTTAGGACCTTACCCTTTCATTGATAAGTATTTACAATCTCACCATCTCAATTTAAACATTAAAATAGTGAAATCATCAACTTAAGATCGCTCCCTaccttagggtgtaaggggcacctTCGGTGACCCCATTCGGTGACCCCATTCACCTaaggggaacaccgccgccatcacttAGGTGAGTGGTTTGGGGGAGTGAAATCGGTAGGAAGTCACCGAAGAGAGggaagagagagggaggagagagggaggataGAGAGAGGAGTGGACCaatgaaatgtttttttttttttttttaataaaaaaccaagtcacctaagaggggagtgccgccatcaatttagggtgttaggggagtttaagaggggagttaacgtgacacacgaggattggttatgTGTAAGAGAGGGAACTCCCCTCTTagaggagtgccccttacaccttTATCACAGAAAATCTGCTTTCATATATGACATTATGACCCAATctctatatataataataatatatgaaaAATGAGTTATACACCATAAAATCATATCTTTAATAATATAGTTTAATGAATATCAGTATATCACAATACCATATGATATGTATttaactagttgatgccccgcctgcgttgcggggcgatggtcgaataattctcaatcaattaaaaaaacattattatagttttgttaggaaaaaaaactaaaacgatgacaagactgtagttctgagctcagggcaaaactgtagtttgtcaggattaatgagcgagtgttaggcagcttcttgacatggaaaaaaattaaatccagtcaaccaattaaaaaaacacttttatagttttgctaaaaaaaaactaaaacgatagcaatactgtaatttgaactgagggcaaagttgtatttgttgactttggtaaaatcataatttgccaaaagttaaagtgatggcaatactataaatttgaactagagacaaaatcgtaatataactttgcactaaggacaaaatcgtaattttaagctggggacaaaactatatttttaatttgaactggggcaaaatcaaaattttgaactgagggcaaaatcgtaattttagcTGATGCCGAGATCTTTTTTTGTTCGAGGTTCAGAGGAAGAAGAGAAGAGGAACCACCGTccaattttgaactgagggcaaaatcgtaattttgaattggggggcaaaagcatacttttattttgaaccgggagaaaacataattttaaactgaaggcgaaatcataatttttgaaacggGGCGAAAATGCAAAATCGTCATTTTTAGTTTGGGGCAAAAgtaaaaatttattttgaactgcgGCGAAAATTGTAAATGTAATATGGggataaaataataattttgaacccttggcaaaatcgtaattttgagcgagggacaaaaacataattttattttgaagtggaggtaaaaacgtaattttattttaaatcaaggacaaaaccgtaattttaaaacgaatataaaacaataaaatggTTGGTCGAAAAGAGAAGCGCCGCGCAACTGCGTGACACTATTCCCCAAACTTGCTTTTGTATATGTAGGATAATAAATCAATCATGTCTAttcatatataaaaaataaaaatgaaattattGTTTTTGGAAAACATATAAATAGGAAGGAAGCACACCCCATAAATATTTGAAAAATATGATCCTGTAACAGCTGCGAATATTAACTGTAAACAAACACAATCCCCAAATTCTGTAAGTTGACAAACTTATACTTTTCAACCGATTACCAATTCAACTTTGCTGTAGTTCTTCTTCCCCTTTTCATCATCGATCCATTCAAGAAAACCCCCCATCTTATTGGCAATCTCGATCTTGTCCCCAAATCACTTACTTTTTCTTTGAGATTTTCAATTTTGTTTCCTCTTAAAACCCAACCCCTCTAATTTCTCCTGCCCATACCTCCACAATACTCACTCTGAACAAACCCAATCTGTAAGTTCATTTTCTTCATTCATTtccagattttttttttcaatttttttgggaTGATTTTCAAGATTCCAAATTATGGGTGTTGATTTATTTGCCTACccttttgttgattgaatgaaACTTGAATACTTTGCACATGggttttattatatattataatttttcTACTTATTTAATTCACATTTCCATGTATTTTGTACAAATTTTCTGATCATGTGAGTTTTCTTATTAAAATTGGATTTTTATGGAACCCCAGATTAATTCTTGACTTTTTGAGGGTTGCCCTTTTGTTGATTGAAGAAAATTTGAAATTTTTGCACATAGGTTTTATTAAAGATACTAAATTTCTACAAATTAGGTTCTCATTTCATGTATTTTGTACTTATTTGCTGATCATATGAGTTTTCTGATTATAAATTTGGATTCTCACAGAAGCCAAGATTAATTCTTGATTAATCGTCTACCTGTCATTAGTCTGTAATCGTATCTATTTTAAATAATTTAATCAAAAATAAAccgatgcaaaaaaaaaaaaaaaaattgaggaTTACTTTTCTGTTCATTGaatgaagttttatttttttGCACATGGGTTTTAATTAAAGATACCAAATTCCTACACATTTGGTTCACATTTCATGCATTTTGTACAAATGTCCTGATTTTCAATTGGATTTTTACAGAAGACCGGATTTTATTGGAAGATCATAGTCATAACTCACATCTTGCTTCTTGTTTAGTGAAGCTGTGAAATTTACACATGGAGGATGAAAAACAGACGATATCTCAGTACCGAGATAAACTGGACACAACGCTAATGTCTCGCGATCTTTCTGATGTGGAATCTTTAAAAGTCCTAGTTGAAagtcaaatgtcaaagtcaacaCTAAGTGGAGATCAAGGTTGTAAAGTTCCTTAATTTACAGTTTTAACAGCAAAAAGTTTTAATTTTGCTTTTTAATACGTATATTAATTACAATATTTCATATCATGCAGAAATTATGGATAATTTGGTTCAGAAACGAACTAAGGAAGTGGCTAATTCTCTCAGCATGCTTAGAAGTGCTTCCGGGAAAGTGGTCGATGGGTCGAGAGCTAATGAGATACCACATGGTGGTTGGAAAGTATGccatataattatatatacatatatatatatatatatatatatagggagaggatcatgaaaAAACTATTGCTTTGCGAGAAAACTCTATCAAACGATTGATATTTGTGTTAAATGTTTtctggggtttagtttttagggttTATGGTTTAATTTTTAGAGGTAAGGgtttagactatggggtatggggcttgggttggggcgtgggttggctgaaaacgcccaagccaccacccctggggcttgggttggggcgtggcccaaggggcgggagtttgaagccgggcgtggggcgggctagtgATCCTATGTGGCGGGCTCCTATTCGCTTTGTTGGCCATGTCCTATtcgctttttttttttaataaactgccaagccacgccccaacccaagccccaccataccccacggacacgtcagTCACCGGTGGGGgggctcgaactccacgtgtcaactcatgcccccaacccaagccccaccataccccacggtcttagcTTCAGcatttagtttttagcttttaggcgttagcctttagggtttagtaATGGTTAGATAGAGTTTTCTCACAAATAGGAGTTTTTAGCCATTTAACATTCCAAATATTGTAACAACCTCTATATGGTGCTTATGCTTGTTAATTGTGTTTAACAGATAAAACACGATAATCAAGAATGTCGTGTTATGTATAGGGAGGGACCGAGTGGTACTCCCTTTCATACATTACTTGTCGAAGGATATGTAGACGGGCCTCTCGATGTTTGTAAGTTCAATTAACGGCATTTCTTACATTTCTCCATACGGTTTTTGTTTAAGTTATTTGTTTGAAACTTTGCATACAGGCATGTGCTTATCATGGGAGGCGGGACTTTTCCCGAAATGGTAAAGAAATTCTTGAGTTATTGACTTTTTTTGAGTTACAAatgtttcaaaaatgacaaaaaagtGTTTGCGGGTCAACCCAGCCTGATCTACTTTTAAAAAGTACTAAAAATGATTATTTCAACCGTAACCCATTATGACCGTTCTTTGTATCAGGTGGCCTCAGTTTAATATCCCGACATTTAGGGTCATCTCTTCGGAATGCGTAAAAAAGGTCAGAATGGGCGAACAAATATCTTTAGTGAGGTTTGTTAACTTGAATCAATGATTAAACCATGTATAAATCATTATCTACCGATGTTGATACATACATTTTTTACATATGTGGAAGAAAGGATGAAGCTTTCATGGCCCGTATCAGCAAGAGAGGCGTTAGTCCATTTTGTTAGCCTTGACTACTTCCAAGATGATCTCATTATAGTGCTTTTGAACACAGTAAGAAACACTCACTACTTATTGTGCACTTTTATCTAGGCCTATAAACGAACCGAACTTTCATGAACTGGTCGTGAACTTGTTCGCCGGGAAGTTCGTTTacttaataaacgaacgaacatgaacacacgttttgttttgttcgttcatttatgtttgtgaacgtCAGTTTATGTTCGTTCATCTATGTTTGTTTACTTacatttgtttgtgttcatttcaatttaaatacataagtagttatatttttatataaaaattaagCATAAAAGGAACTTTTTAACTACTtgtataaatataactaattggtAGTTGGCCTTTCTAGTAATAAAAATAGACTTTCCAATGGAATTTATCGTAATTAATCACTAATATACATATAAAAGTTACTTTATTTTCGTTTATGTTTAGTCAGTTATGTTCATTTGCGTTGCttattgtttgttaaattatgttcATTTAAATTTGTTTTTTATACTCATTTAaattttaaacgaacgaacataaacgaacacgaacatgcccattTTCTTAATAACCGAACATAAACAAAAAACGTGTTCggttatatgttcgtgttcggttaaagttaaatgaacgaacccGAACATGCTGAGTAGCGATAAaatttgttcgtgtttgttcggttcatttacaggcctaatTTTATCTTTAGCAAGAAAATTTTCAAGATTTAGTTGAGTAGCGATAAAATGTTGTCgatatatatacatttttgaTTGGGTATATGTGAAATGTCTAAGATACCCTTTCGGGAATGAGAAGTAAGACAATCTTGTGTCAGATTCCTGAGACAGAAGACATCGATATAAGCACTCACGGATTCACAAGAGACGGCATACCCGATGTAGAAAATGTGACAAGGATAGATGTTGTAGGAGGCCTTGCTTTGCAAAAAGTGAGCACCAACCGAAGCTACTTCAGGTAAAAGTCTTTTTTTGAAGGTTTCTTTTTGtaattgagtaaaatgccattttcgtcagttttgcgactttcgtccaaaggtttgttttttcgcatctggatccaaaaggtttgaaatcttgccatcaggggcggacctaggtgAAGCCTAGGGTGGgcgggcgggcgcaccccttgaaaaaaaaaattagtgtattttttaggtaaaaaacccgatcgcacaccctgaaaatatgcttgaaccactcatccgcaCCCTCAGCAAATAAttcttgggtccgccactgcttGCCATTTCTATTcgacttgttaactccatccatttttctccgttaaatgaGGGATAATTCCGTctttttatacatttttttattaaaataaaaaaacaatatcaAGAAATAAAGATCCACCCCTGTTGACTTTCTAGTTATGACTTTTCTTATAAACATTAACAAATAggtaaaaagacgaaaatacccctgacttaacgttcCAAATGGATGGAGTCAACGAGTCgggtgaaaatggcaagattttaaaccttttggatccagatgcggaaaagtaaacctttggatgaaagtcgcaaaagtggtcaaacctcatggacgaaaatggcattttactcttagtAATTTTACCGTTCTTCTTTTTGTGCTAAAAATTTTTATTTGATCAAGAACTTCTAAAAAAgcttaaataattaatatttgtAGGGCGATCGCAAATATAGATGTAAAACTTGATTTTGTTCCCCCGGCGATTATCAACTTTGTTTCCAGGCAACTTATAGGTAGCGGCTTCAAGCTCTATAAAAAGGTGTATATCTTAGTCACTTCAAAACACAAAGCATGCACACACATCAtacttttgactttttttttggTCAAATGTGTTTGTCATTTCaaagctatgcagttaatgcggaaaaatatcagatatcggtcaaggaccgatatttgagatacaGGTTATCGCGATGGGATATcgataattttaatatcatgtagAATTTATATATATCACAATTCAATATACTCTCCTACCAATAACAAATTGACCTTTTGCAAcctgcaaaacactaacaattgtagcaagtaggaactgactaagacttaaaacactaatagcagcaataagaagaaagacgaatggtagaactaagaagaaaggtactgatatcggtgatatatcgctcaatatcgccgataatatcggtaccgatatttgacaaggggtggcaaaatgggtgggttgggtaggtttgggtaatgggttaggatgggcatgggttagaatgggtttggGTTAAGATGGGTTTATTAAGAgatgggttagaatgggtttaggtcaagatgggttt
It encodes:
- the LOC110925362 gene encoding uncharacterized protein LOC110925362, yielding MEDEKQTISQYRDKLDTTLMSRDLSDVESLKVLVESQMSKSTLSGDQEIMDNLVQKRTKEVANSLSMLRSASGKVVDGSRANEIPHGGWKIKHDNQECRVMYREGPSGTPFHTLLVEGYVDGPLDVCMCLSWEAGLFPKWWPQFNIPTFRVISSECVKKVRMGEQISLVRMKLSWPVSAREALVHFVSLDYFQDDLIIVLLNTIPETEDIDISTHGFTRDGIPDVENVTRIDVVGGLALQKVSTNRSYFRAIANIDVKLDFVPPAIINFVSRQLIGSGFKLYKKKVASVSKGDADFSKVLEEPFYGLIREALYSENNLQNETFKPKEIKNIDEVSEQETVKIGQPEEHCTAEEQELKNQWSVNEIEEIEETGSSHEDDDDDDNNSDRLFVVGKKDIIISSEVNQALATLEKVISVFREVGFNPRSLSLSRFINNVFADLEENKSNDSKHFVNELTVRNSLESRNSFSSRRSRHRDIEVGMVSREDENSSSRGTHRSSFSFAVNETMTSTLAENNDINGDFRNRDESSLTQKKTKKQRFCCFSFGSGPLVA